From Mus pahari unplaced genomic scaffold, PAHARI_EIJ_v1.1 scaffold_13230_1, whole genome shotgun sequence, a single genomic window includes:
- the LOC110314693 gene encoding olfactory receptor 14C36-like, producing MANSTLVTEFLLEVFAETWELRILLSVLFLLVYMGSLLGNLIIIIATTVDQTLKTPMYFFLRNLSILDMGFVSVTAPHACINSLTDHRNISLAGCAAQIFLVFFSACVEIQFLTIMAQDRYVAICKPLLYPMIMNHQFCVQMTSLLTSLILASVHTSKTFQLSFCHSNLVSQFFCDIPSLLRLSCTDTFNNKLLLLLSAIGLSGSCFTFIAISYVRILST from the coding sequence ATGGCCAATTCCACCCTGGTGACTGAGTTCCTCCTGGAAGTTTTTGCTGAGACTTGGGAGCTCAGGATCCTACTCAGTGTGCTGTTTCTGCTGGTGTACATGGGCAGCCTGTTAGGGAATCTTATCATCATCATTGCTACTACAGTTGACCAAACCCTGaaaacacccatgtacttcttcctcaggaaTCTGTCCATTTTAGACATGGGGTTTGTATCTGTTACTGCACCTCATGCTTGTATCAACTCTCTCACTGATCACAGGAACATTTCTCTGGCTGGGTGTGCAGCACagatctttttggttttcttttctgcatgTGTAGAGATTCAGTTTCTCACCATCATGGCCCaagaccgctatgtggccatctgtaagcCTCTCCTCTACCCTATGATCATGAACCATCAATTCTGTGTTCAGATGACTTCCCTACTTACATCTCTTATCCTTGCAAGTGTGCACACTTCCAAAACTTTCCAGCTGTCCTTTTGTCACTCTAATTTAGTCTCTCAGTTCTTCTGTGATATTCCCTCTTTGCTGAGGCTTTCTTGCACTGACACCTTTAACAACAAACTATTACTTCTTTTGTCTGCCATTGGTCTCAGTGGTAGCTGCTTTACATTCATTGCAATATCGTATGTTCGCATATTATCAACT